The genomic interval AAACACTGCGATGTATGGCGGCCACCAGTATTATGAGGAGATGCGCAGGATAAGCGAGAAGCACGGCTATTATCGTGGAGTAAACAGTACAGAGTGGAACATGGTCAGCGACTACCACACTATCTGGGGCTACTACCAGTGGAAGCTAGCAATGGACATAGCGGGGGAGACAGAGGAATACGCGCCAAACGCCTGGCTAATACAGCTAGCGAACCCAGTATTCGAGCTGACGACCCTAATTGCCCGTGAAACAAAGGCTAGGGTGATAGGGCTGTGCCACGGACACATGGGATACAGGGAGATAGCCCACACTATTGGCCTGGACCCAGACAAGGTGGACTTCGAGGCCATAGGGTTCAACCACGTCATATGGCTTACTAGGTTCAGGTACAACGGGGAGGACGCTTACCCACTCATAGACAAGTGGATAGAGGAGAAGGCTGAAGAGTACTGGCAGGAGTGGAGAAAGACACAGGTAAACCCCTTCGACATCCAGATGTCGCCGGCGGCAGTAGACATGTATAGGCGGTACGGCTTGTTCCCAGTTGGAGACACTGTGAGGGGAGGCACGTGGATGTACCACTGGAACCTAGAGACAAAGAAGCAGTGGTTTGGGCCGACCGGCGGCCCAGACAGCGAGATAGGCTGGGAAATATACCTGACCCACGGCGAGGCCTGGCTAGAAGAGCTAGAAGAGGCTCTCAAAAACAACAGCCCATTGGCGCCGATGTTCCCCAAGGGATTGACGGGCGAAACAATAGTTCCCCTCATAAATTCACTCATACACGACGAGCCAGGTACATACCAGGTTAATGTGCTAAACATGGGGGCAATCGAGGGGTTGCCAGACAACATCGCCGTAGAGATACCAGCTACCGTAGACGGGAAAGGGGTGAAGCGCCCACAGGGGCTAAGGCTACCGGGAAGAATAATGAAGCTCGTACTCTGGCCAAGAATGCTCAGGGCAGAAATGGCCATAGAGGGCTTCCTAGAGGGCGGATTCCAGGTCCTAGTCGACTGGCTAATGCTCGACCCAAGAACAAAAAGCGAGAAACAAGCCGAACAAGCATGGCAAGAAATACTCTCCATCCCCGGAAACGAAGAAATGAAAAAACACTACAGATAGTATTTTTAATTTCGTCATTTCGATAACCGTTCCTTTTACATGACGCGCGCAGAATCTCATGTAGACAAGAAATGCCAATAAACGAGAGCACGACTTAAAAGCGAGGAGGCTATCAGAAAGCTTTAGTGCTAGCTCGCTATGTGTATTTCTCTTTGCTTAGATCTTTTACTCCCCTACAATGTCTCGGGAACTAATGCCACACCTATATTGGATGCTTGCCTCCTCAGCTTTTCATCGAAGGTCGCTAGTGGAACATTTCTTCGCAGAGCTACTGAAAGAAAGATTTTGTCGTTGAAGCATGAGAGAGACAGGCCCTCATCTACAAGTGTAGAGATAGCCCAGCGGATCTCATCTAAGCCCTCCCTCACCAATACGGACTTCTCGGAGGTAATATACTCGAGTACCTTGTCCCGAGCATCAGCTGTACTCATTTTTAACCCCTTCAGGAACCAAGCATACTCGTAGATGACTATTAGGGGGATTATCCACCGGTTTAAACTGTCAAGTATATGGGAAGCCTCCTTGTGGTAGAGAGAATCCTCAAAGGTATCGTAGACAAGGATATTTGTGTCAATCACCGCCTCCGGCAATGTTTTCACCCAGCCCTTTAGCGATTATCCCATCAATTTCTTCCGGAGTAAGGGGTCTTCCAGCTCTAAAAGTCTTCCTCTTCAGAACTTTTTTCTCCATAATGATTCTCCCCTTTTCATCCACATACATGTCCAGGTAGTCGCCGATCTGCAGTCCCAATGCTTCACGTATCTCTTTTGGAATCGTTACTTGAAAACTCCTCGTTATTTTACTTCTCTTCACAGTAACTCTTTAAAAATTACTTCTATAAAAACATTTCTACTTTATTCCATAGAATCCTCCGAGAATAGAGATTTTTTCCTTACCACCTTGTTATCGGTTAGCTGTGCCTTGGCACGCGCAAAAAATGTATAGGAAACGGCTAGGAGGAACCGAGAGTTCTACAGATGTAACGTTTAAGCTGTCTTTCACAGCGGTATATAGGTTGGCGTATTTACAGCACGAAAATCAGTCTCTACCAGCTATTTTCTTTACCGGCGACTTAGTTGCCTGGACATGCCACTCATCAATCTTTGTTGTGGTGGCAAAGACTTAAAAAATAAATACACAACATGAAGAACAATAAGCAACAAAAACATTAACATCCCATGTTTCAACCCAGCTAGAAAATAAAGACGCTAGGAAGCCCAAGCATCCTTGCAATTATGATAATTACTATTATGAGAAACCATGGCGTAGAGGCGACCGCGAACACCCTTATGTCTGTAATGTTTCTATACATCGCGTAGAACACTATGGATATGCTAGCAAGCAGGGTATAGAGGAATAAGTGGAATAGGAACTTCCCAACAAACACTGGGAAAAACTGGACAAGATACGCCACAGTGAAGCCATCTATAAAGGAAAGAACAATGCCAACCGCGAACGCGCTCCACTCATCCTCGCCCTTAGGCCTGCCCTGGAAAAGCCTAAGCGTCGCAGAAGCAAACACCAAGACCAGTCCCACAAGCGTCTGGACAATCATAGATAAATTTTTGCTAAAACGGGTATTTAAATTATTTAGTTCAAAACCCACCCTTATAGACGCAAAGTTTATTTAAAAGACCGAAAAACTCACAGTTAGGATGAAAGAATACATTACAGCCATACTCCTCCTCGCTTTGGCAACCACGGCCACACTTCTCAGCCTCCAGACCCTCACCCAAAAAGCAACAGCTACACCGACAGGCCTCATCGTTACAAGCCCCACGACAAGCCTGATAAAAACTGAGACAAGGAACAACACGCACATCTATACCCTGCAGGTTCACGTTAACCCCCTATCAAGCCTCCAAGCCGAAAAGATTGCCTGCATATACGGCGCCAAAGTCACGGCACTCAACACGTCGGCTGGAAAAGCAACTCTCGAGAAAAACCCAGACTCTGCATGTATCTTTTTCACAATCGACAACCCCTCCATACGAGAAGCCGAGGCAACAGTGCTCGTCGCCGCCACAATACCTTCACAGGAAAAAGGCGAGCCACCAATACTCCTAATAGGGGCAATAGCAGGCATAGCGGCGGCAA from Thermofilum adornatum carries:
- a CDS encoding alpha-glucosidase/alpha-galactosidase; amino-acid sequence: MARIKIGVIGAGSVAWSSKLIHDLLHMPTLYGSKVYLMDINEERLRLLKGFAERYMSEIGGNYEFITTTDRLEAIRDADIVINTAMYGGHQYYEEMRRISEKHGYYRGVNSTEWNMVSDYHTIWGYYQWKLAMDIAGETEEYAPNAWLIQLANPVFELTTLIARETKARVIGLCHGHMGYREIAHTIGLDPDKVDFEAIGFNHVIWLTRFRYNGEDAYPLIDKWIEEKAEEYWQEWRKTQVNPFDIQMSPAAVDMYRRYGLFPVGDTVRGGTWMYHWNLETKKQWFGPTGGPDSEIGWEIYLTHGEAWLEELEEALKNNSPLAPMFPKGLTGETIVPLINSLIHDEPGTYQVNVLNMGAIEGLPDNIAVEIPATVDGKGVKRPQGLRLPGRIMKLVLWPRMLRAEMAIEGFLEGGFQVLVDWLMLDPRTKSEKQAEQAWQEILSIPGNEEMKKHYR
- a CDS encoding PIN domain-containing protein, which produces MPEAVIDTNILVYDTFEDSLYHKEASHILDSLNRWIIPLIVIYEYAWFLKGLKMSTADARDKVLEYITSEKSVLVREGLDEIRWAISTLVDEGLSLSCFNDKIFLSVALRRNVPLATFDEKLRRQASNIGVALVPETL
- a CDS encoding AbrB/MazE/SpoVT family DNA-binding domain-containing protein; protein product: MKRSKITRSFQVTIPKEIREALGLQIGDYLDMYVDEKGRIIMEKKVLKRKTFRAGRPLTPEEIDGIIAKGLGENIAGGGD
- a CDS encoding helix-turn-helix domain-containing protein: MKEYITAILLLALATTATLLSLQTLTQKATATPTGLIVTSPTTSLIKTETRNNTHIYTLQVHVNPLSSLQAEKIACIYGAKVTALNTSAGKATLEKNPDSACIFFTIDNPSIREAEATVLVAATIPSQEKGEPPILLIGAIAGIAAASYLTQTESGRDKLFKAISIPVGYYVARHEDVLRIKKRVEILEYLKKEPGASMRRISRDTGISFGEVQWHLSILERLGYVRRARIGKWTVYYPTGTPAEKWLENFISDELGEKITPQTAATLAARLEPYLSTGTIPTSLIREAISK